A stretch of Desulfitobacterium dichloroeliminans LMG P-21439 DNA encodes these proteins:
- the nosZ gene encoding Sec-dependent nitrous-oxide reductase, protein MDKDLFKKVVLSLAGLLVGLVIAVYLSTQLNPAGGSEATLGGAANISVDGVSDDIVQAALKTYVPPGQLDEYYMFASGGHSGNVFVYGVPSMRRIRTIPVFTPESSVGYGWTAESKEMLGEWSWGDVHHPALSETGGDYDGRWLFVNDNANSRAARINLDSFRTSQILEVPNIYGPHSAVFMTPNSEYFMMGSRFAGPIPYGTYSPIENYSKDYKGVLAAIAINQESGEMNIGWEVLLPPWSYDLSDAGKLDSEGWAFLTTYNTEEAYELLEVNASQREMDYVVALNWKLLEQAANEGKFEMVEGVKMIDPLDVPGSIYLIPAMKSPHGVDVTPDGKYIVANGKVAPVATVFSFEKFMECVNNKDFQGEERGFPIINYEKVRVAEVPVGLEPLHTQFDGNGYAYTTLFIDSTIAKWSLDTFEIVDVTPVHYCPGHLCAAEGDTVDPDGKYLVSLNKLAKDKFLSVGPSHPESAQLIDLTTDKMKILMDVPTDPEPHFAQMIKADKIKTFEVFEKDPNRLGAVYEKENARIERDGNNVTIYQMSFRSRYYPDHVEVNEGDHVTWYVTNTDFDEDITHGFGITRYDLNMEVQPGETQKFEFVADRAGVYPFYCTNFCSALHQEMQGWFIVKPKGQQKT, encoded by the coding sequence ATGGATAAGGATCTTTTCAAAAAGGTTGTATTATCTTTAGCCGGGTTGCTGGTTGGTTTGGTAATTGCGGTCTATTTATCGACACAGCTTAACCCAGCCGGTGGTTCAGAAGCTACCTTAGGCGGAGCGGCGAATATATCGGTAGATGGGGTGTCTGATGATATCGTGCAAGCGGCTCTGAAGACTTATGTACCGCCCGGTCAGTTGGATGAGTATTATATGTTCGCTTCAGGGGGCCATTCCGGCAATGTTTTTGTCTATGGTGTCCCCTCCATGCGGCGGATCCGTACGATTCCGGTATTCACACCGGAGTCTTCCGTGGGCTATGGCTGGACAGCAGAATCTAAGGAAATGCTTGGGGAATGGAGTTGGGGAGATGTCCACCACCCTGCTTTGAGTGAAACAGGTGGGGATTATGACGGGCGCTGGCTCTTTGTCAATGATAATGCCAACAGCCGGGCAGCCCGAATTAATCTGGATTCTTTCCGAACCAGTCAGATCTTAGAGGTTCCCAATATTTATGGACCTCACAGTGCGGTGTTTATGACCCCGAATTCAGAATACTTTATGATGGGCTCCCGCTTTGCCGGACCGATACCTTATGGTACCTATTCACCCATTGAAAACTATTCCAAGGATTATAAGGGAGTTCTGGCGGCCATAGCCATCAATCAGGAAAGCGGCGAGATGAACATTGGCTGGGAAGTATTATTACCTCCCTGGTCTTACGATTTATCCGATGCAGGTAAGCTGGACAGCGAGGGTTGGGCATTTTTAACAACCTATAATACTGAAGAAGCTTACGAATTGCTAGAGGTTAATGCCTCACAGCGGGAGATGGACTATGTCGTCGCTTTAAACTGGAAGCTGTTGGAACAAGCAGCTAATGAAGGAAAGTTCGAAATGGTAGAAGGGGTCAAAATGATTGATCCTCTGGATGTCCCCGGTTCTATCTACCTGATTCCGGCTATGAAGAGCCCTCACGGCGTCGATGTAACACCGGATGGCAAATATATTGTAGCCAACGGCAAGGTTGCGCCGGTAGCCACCGTGTTTAGTTTTGAGAAATTTATGGAATGCGTCAACAACAAGGATTTTCAAGGCGAAGAACGAGGCTTTCCGATTATAAATTATGAGAAAGTTCGTGTGGCGGAAGTGCCTGTGGGCTTAGAACCTTTGCATACTCAATTTGATGGTAACGGTTATGCCTATACTACTTTATTTATTGACAGTACCATTGCTAAATGGAGTCTTGACACCTTTGAAATTGTCGATGTAACTCCAGTTCACTACTGTCCTGGGCATCTGTGTGCTGCTGAGGGAGATACTGTTGATCCTGACGGCAAGTATTTGGTATCTCTGAATAAGCTTGCCAAGGACAAATTCCTATCTGTTGGCCCTTCCCATCCGGAGAGTGCCCAGCTGATCGATTTAACCACAGATAAGATGAAAATTTTGATGGATGTTCCTACAGACCCTGAACCTCACTTTGCTCAGATGATCAAAGCCGATAAGATTAAAACCTTTGAGGTATTCGAGAAGGATCCCAACCGACTGGGCGCTGTTTATGAAAAGGAAAATGCCCGGATAGAACGGGACGGTAACAATGTCACAATTTATCAAATGTCCTTCCGCAGCCGTTATTACCCTGATCATGTGGAGGTCAATGAAGGGGATCATGTGACCTGGTATGTGACAAATACAGATTTTGACGAAGATATTACCCATGGATTTGGTATTACCAGGTATGACCTCAATATGGAGGTCCAACCTGGAGAAACGCAGAAATTTGAATTTGTTGCCGATAGGGCGGGAGTCTATCCCTTCTATTGTACCAACTTCTGCTCGGCGCTCCATCAGGAAATGCAGGGTTGGTTTATCGTCAAACCAAAGGGTCAACAAAAGACTTAA
- a CDS encoding NosD domain-containing protein, producing MKNKRNRRCFWLSVVFFLWVIPAAVQAATLEVKGGGSAESIQAALERATPGDTVNVYSGTYVGKIDIDKAVALIGVGTPILNGGGEGDVVSLRADGVTFKGFQVTGSGKRLQDSDAGIKIHSADNVIEDNMINNNLFGIYLLKAENNTLRNNTIIGRPAKNKLDASQEKETGEAGTYDILPSFEGEGGDGIHLFAASNNLIENNDITDTRDGIYFNYAHNNRLLHNAIDGVRYAIHYMYSDDNYFEGNVATHNVAGAAPMYSKRITFRKNVFAYNRGHRSFGILFSNCNDGLAEGNIIFGNTRGALFDVSYHNTFRNNLVASNDIGIDLISSSGFNTFAKNNFVDNMEQIAFRAGKVGEGNVFYADEVGNYWNDYRGFDLDQNGIGDNPYLTGDIFTYLMNKTPAVRLFLNSPAATALEFAENMFPVIEIPKAKDLYPLIKPVEIEAMTYFQIEKNQVSNKVFGAYSLLMLFIAGLIVARAFRTSSQGIKLVDDFLRGGRK from the coding sequence ATGAAAAACAAAAGGAATAGAAGATGCTTTTGGCTGAGTGTGGTTTTCTTCCTCTGGGTTATCCCGGCGGCAGTTCAAGCCGCTACCCTGGAGGTTAAGGGTGGCGGCTCGGCAGAGAGTATTCAAGCTGCTTTGGAAAGGGCTACTCCCGGGGATACCGTCAATGTCTATAGCGGGACCTATGTAGGAAAAATTGATATTGATAAGGCCGTAGCCTTGATCGGGGTCGGCACACCAATCCTTAATGGGGGTGGGGAAGGGGATGTAGTCAGCCTTAGAGCTGATGGGGTGACCTTTAAAGGGTTTCAAGTCACGGGTAGCGGCAAAAGATTGCAGGATTCCGATGCGGGGATAAAAATTCATTCCGCTGACAATGTGATTGAAGATAATATGATTAACAATAACTTATTTGGAATTTATCTTTTGAAGGCAGAAAACAATACCCTTCGCAATAATACAATTATCGGCAGACCTGCCAAAAACAAGCTGGATGCTTCACAGGAAAAAGAAACCGGCGAGGCGGGTACCTATGATATTCTGCCGAGCTTTGAAGGGGAAGGCGGGGATGGGATCCATCTTTTTGCCGCATCGAATAACTTGATCGAGAATAACGATATTACCGATACCAGGGATGGAATATATTTCAACTATGCCCATAACAATCGTCTTTTGCATAATGCCATTGACGGTGTGCGCTATGCCATTCACTATATGTATTCCGATGATAATTACTTTGAAGGGAATGTGGCTACCCATAATGTAGCAGGGGCGGCTCCCATGTATTCGAAAAGAATAACCTTTCGCAAGAATGTCTTTGCTTATAACCGCGGTCATCGCTCTTTTGGAATACTGTTTTCCAACTGCAACGATGGTCTGGCTGAAGGGAACATTATCTTTGGTAATACCAGAGGGGCCCTCTTTGATGTATCCTATCATAATACATTTCGCAATAATTTAGTGGCCTCTAATGATATTGGCATTGATCTAATTTCCAGTTCGGGATTCAATACCTTTGCCAAAAACAACTTTGTGGACAATATGGAGCAAATCGCCTTTCGCGCAGGAAAAGTCGGGGAAGGGAATGTGTTCTATGCTGATGAGGTGGGAAACTACTGGAATGACTATCGTGGTTTTGATCTGGATCAAAACGGCATAGGTGATAATCCGTACCTTACGGGCGATATTTTCACCTATTTAATGAATAAAACACCCGCCGTACGTCTCTTCTTAAACAGCCCGGCTGCCACTGCTTTGGAGTTTGCCGAAAACATGTTTCCGGTTATCGAAATTCCGAAGGCTAAAGATTTATATCCCTTGATTAAACCTGTAGAGATAGAGGCGATGACCTATTTTCAAATCGAAAAGAATCAAGTTTCCAATAAAGTCTTTGGTGCGTATTCCTTACTTATGCTCTTCATTGCCGGACTAATCGTTGCCCGAGCGTTTCGAACAAGTTCTCAAGGTATTAAACTAGTGGATGATTTTCTGAGAGGAGGCCGAAAATGA
- a CDS encoding nitrous oxide reductase accessory protein NosL, with protein sequence MKRKIMVLLTLWCLALTGCLSAEALGTPQEIDPTIDICPVCRMSVIDEHFAAQIIDTQGQVEICDDIGCLSILMRKMETAAKDSILASYVKDFESLEWIGAQEAFYVQGQIDTPMSFGIVAFATEESARKFTEEVGGKQLTWEQLLSEPLTIGLDIEFNQEEFGAQNLETGEKQEKRGN encoded by the coding sequence ATGAAGCGCAAGATAATGGTTCTGCTCACTTTATGGTGTTTAGCTCTTACAGGATGTTTGTCGGCAGAAGCTCTGGGGACTCCTCAGGAGATAGATCCGACCATCGATATTTGTCCTGTCTGTAGAATGAGTGTGATCGATGAACACTTCGCAGCCCAGATTATTGATACCCAAGGACAAGTTGAGATTTGTGATGATATTGGATGCCTGTCTATTCTTATGCGCAAGATGGAAACAGCAGCAAAAGATAGTATCTTGGCGTCTTATGTGAAGGATTTTGAAAGTCTGGAATGGATCGGTGCCCAAGAGGCCTTTTATGTACAGGGCCAGATCGATACCCCGATGAGCTTCGGGATCGTAGCCTTTGCCACGGAAGAGTCGGCCCGGAAATTTACCGAAGAAGTGGGGGGGAAACAGCTGACCTGGGAGCAATTACTGAGTGAGCCCTTAACCATCGGCCTGGATATTGAATTTAATCAGGAAGAATTCGGTGCCCAAAACTTGGAGACAGGGGAGAAGCAGGAAAAAAGGGGGAATTAG
- a CDS encoding ABC transporter permease produces MRLVNVVTIAEKELLEAIRSKWLGTFTVVFALIALLVSFFGLSSLGMGGQQGFNRVTASLLNLVLYLLPLIALVMGSATVAGEKEAGSLHVLLTQPINKAEVVIGKFGGLALALIASILIGFGGAGVVIAWKTGAINIKDYLMFVVLSMILALIFLSIAILISVIVSRRAQGMGLGIFVWFLMILVYDFLAIGVAGLSNVSVIIPLLLVLLLANPADMVRVLVILQLGGEETFGPTLVALTRMFTQGSGVLILYGALLFWMIIPLLLAAILFSRRQDY; encoded by the coding sequence ATGCGGCTGGTCAATGTAGTAACCATAGCAGAAAAAGAATTATTGGAAGCGATACGCAGCAAATGGCTGGGAACATTTACGGTTGTCTTTGCTTTAATTGCCCTCCTGGTTTCCTTTTTTGGTTTGTCTAGCTTGGGAATGGGGGGGCAACAGGGATTTAATCGGGTTACGGCAAGCCTTTTGAATCTTGTGCTATATTTGCTGCCCTTGATTGCCTTAGTGATGGGTTCAGCGACAGTTGCCGGTGAAAAAGAGGCCGGTTCCCTCCACGTTCTGCTTACCCAGCCAATCAATAAAGCTGAAGTGGTTATTGGTAAGTTTGGCGGCTTAGCTTTGGCCTTAATTGCTTCCATTTTAATTGGCTTTGGAGGGGCAGGGGTAGTGATAGCCTGGAAAACAGGGGCTATTAACATCAAGGATTATCTTATGTTTGTGGTCTTGTCGATGATTCTGGCCCTCATATTTCTCAGTATAGCAATACTTATATCTGTCATTGTGTCAAGAAGAGCTCAAGGAATGGGCCTAGGGATTTTTGTTTGGTTTTTAATGATTTTAGTTTACGATTTTTTAGCCATTGGGGTTGCGGGATTGTCCAATGTATCCGTTATTATACCATTGTTACTGGTGCTCCTGCTGGCCAATCCGGCCGATATGGTGCGCGTACTGGTCATCTTGCAGCTTGGCGGTGAGGAAACCTTTGGTCCCACCTTGGTAGCTTTAACGAGGATGTTCACCCAGGGCTCTGGGGTACTAATATTATATGGGGCCCTCCTTTTTTGGATGATCATACCTCTTCTGCTTGCGGCAATACTTTTTAGCCGTAGACAGGATTATTAG
- a CDS encoding ABC transporter ATP-binding protein: MEVFHTLEVKHAEKFYGQFQAVKDIDLAIEKGEIYALLGHNGAGKSTLIKMILGLVKPSVGIIEIEGFNYDAKNKEIKKRVGYLPERMNFYDNLSAWETLTFYAKLKGISKERCDEVLEQVGLSEARHRRVGAFSKGMQQRLGLAQAIIHKPNLLVLDEPTTGLDPIGISELKEMIRNWNKEGTTILFSSHNLNDAEELAQQIGIMNRGEIIAQGTLAGLQDRLGLPTKIEIDLSIIPVDLERILIEKGVETFHFEGKTIYIDCPKDKKTQIIAAVMDGVLKVKDLRLEEPGLDSIYQNIMKEAASLVNY, from the coding sequence ATGGAAGTTTTTCATACCTTAGAAGTGAAACATGCCGAAAAGTTTTATGGTCAATTTCAAGCGGTCAAAGATATTGATTTAGCTATCGAAAAAGGGGAAATCTATGCTTTGTTAGGGCACAATGGGGCTGGAAAATCAACATTAATAAAAATGATTTTAGGGTTAGTGAAGCCTTCGGTAGGAATAATTGAAATTGAAGGGTTTAATTATGACGCCAAGAATAAGGAGATAAAGAAAAGGGTAGGTTATTTGCCGGAAAGAATGAATTTCTATGACAATTTATCGGCTTGGGAAACCCTAACATTTTATGCTAAATTAAAAGGTATATCAAAAGAACGCTGTGACGAGGTGCTGGAGCAAGTCGGCTTAAGTGAAGCAAGACACCGCAGAGTGGGGGCTTTTTCCAAAGGAATGCAGCAGAGATTGGGTTTGGCCCAGGCGATTATCCATAAGCCTAATCTGCTTGTGCTGGATGAACCGACGACAGGGCTAGATCCTATTGGCATATCGGAATTAAAAGAAATGATTAGGAATTGGAACAAGGAAGGCACAACCATTTTATTTTCCTCCCATAACCTGAATGATGCCGAAGAACTGGCGCAGCAGATTGGCATCATGAATCGCGGAGAAATTATTGCTCAAGGTACTTTGGCAGGATTGCAGGACAGATTAGGGTTGCCGACGAAAATTGAAATTGACCTTTCTATAATTCCAGTTGATTTAGAGCGGATACTCATAGAAAAGGGAGTCGAAACCTTTCATTTTGAAGGCAAAACCATATATATTGATTGCCCAAAAGATAAAAAAACGCAAATCATAGCAGCTGTAATGGATGGAGTATTGAAAGTAAAAGATCTGCGCTTGGAAGAACCGGGACTCGATAGTATTTACCAGAATATAATGAAAGAAGCAGCTAGCTTAGTAAATTACTGA
- the infC gene encoding translation initiation factor IF-3 produces the protein MSKDLRINDEIRAREVRLVGEEGEQLGILQLRDAQQMAVEKSLDLVEIAPTAKPPVCKIMDYGKFKYEQAKRDKEARKKQKTMEIKEVKLRPNIEDHDFETKARNAQRFLIDGDKVKVTIMFRGREITHPELGRVLCLRLAEFCKAEANIERDPKLEGRNMIMILTPLKHD, from the coding sequence ATTAGCAAGGATTTACGGATTAACGATGAAATCCGGGCCCGGGAGGTTCGTCTTGTCGGGGAAGAGGGAGAGCAATTGGGTATTCTTCAGCTTAGAGATGCTCAACAGATGGCTGTGGAAAAATCTCTAGACTTAGTGGAAATTGCCCCAACTGCTAAACCTCCTGTTTGTAAGATCATGGATTATGGCAAGTTCAAATATGAGCAGGCCAAACGGGATAAGGAAGCCCGTAAAAAACAGAAGACCATGGAAATCAAAGAAGTTAAGCTTCGCCCTAACATTGAGGACCATGACTTCGAAACAAAAGCACGCAACGCCCAACGCTTTTTAATTGATGGAGATAAGGTAAAGGTCACGATTATGTTCCGCGGTCGGGAGATTACCCATCCGGAATTAGGACGGGTCTTATGCCTGCGTCTAGCTGAGTTTTGTAAAGCCGAGGCTAATATAGAGCGTGATCCCAAGCTTGAAGGACGCAATATGATTATGATTTTAACGCCTCTGAAACACGACTAA
- the rpmI gene encoding 50S ribosomal protein L35, whose product MPKMKTHRGAAKRFKKTGTGKIVRHHAFTSHILEKKSPKRKRALRKGTIMHKTDAKRIARMIAYL is encoded by the coding sequence ATGCCAAAAATGAAAACACATCGCGGTGCCGCGAAACGTTTTAAGAAAACAGGTACCGGTAAAATTGTTCGCCATCATGCTTTTACAAGCCATATTCTGGAGAAGAAATCTCCTAAGCGTAAACGTGCTCTTCGTAAAGGGACTATTATGCACAAAACCGATGCTAAACGCATTGCCCGTATGATCGCTTATCTATAA
- the rplT gene encoding 50S ribosomal protein L20 has protein sequence MARVKRGVTKHQRHKKVLKLAKGFRGAKSKLYRPANEQVMKSLAYAYAHRKDKKGDFRKLWIARINAASRMNGLSYSRMMNGLKKAGVSINRKMLADLAIHDAAAFTELVNVAKTQVSAK, from the coding sequence ATGGCCCGTGTAAAAAGAGGGGTAACGAAGCATCAACGTCATAAAAAAGTATTAAAGCTTGCAAAAGGGTTCCGTGGAGCAAAGAGTAAACTCTACCGCCCAGCTAATGAGCAAGTGATGAAGTCCTTGGCGTATGCTTATGCTCACCGTAAAGATAAAAAAGGTGATTTCCGTAAATTATGGATTGCTCGTATCAATGCTGCTTCCCGTATGAACGGTTTAAGCTATAGTCGCATGATGAACGGCCTGAAAAAAGCCGGCGTATCCATCAACCGCAAAATGTTAGCTGATCTAGCTATCCATGATGCCGCTGCTTTCACTGAATTAGTCAATGTGGCTAAAACTCAAGTAAGCGCGAAATAA
- a CDS encoding TrmH family RNA methyltransferase, with the protein MLTSLQNEQVKYVVNLHKRKFREETGEFLIEGWRFVEEGVRRGADITKVFVCPERCNEVWPHLEQVLKENEVPVIEVEERVLRKMSDTENPQGILAIVKQTMWSWNDFERAQASQNLQDSQDPQGLPILLILDGVQDPGNCGTILRTALAAGVTQVCLTEGTVDLYNLKALRSTMGTIFSMKILTHCQPEAILSFCQEHKITVYTGDIQGKDIYETELSMPLALVVGNEGNGPSEAFRGSGVNRITIPMSHGVESLNVAMATGIILYEVRRKGGKRPQ; encoded by the coding sequence ATGTTAACCTCCTTACAAAACGAACAAGTGAAGTATGTTGTGAATCTCCATAAACGGAAGTTTCGCGAGGAAACGGGTGAGTTTCTTATCGAAGGTTGGCGCTTTGTCGAAGAGGGAGTCCGTCGAGGTGCAGACATTACCAAAGTCTTTGTCTGTCCGGAGCGGTGCAATGAAGTATGGCCCCACTTGGAGCAAGTGCTGAAGGAAAACGAGGTACCGGTAATCGAAGTGGAGGAACGAGTACTTCGTAAGATGAGCGATACAGAGAATCCCCAGGGTATTCTCGCTATCGTTAAGCAAACGATGTGGAGTTGGAATGATTTCGAAAGAGCTCAAGCATCGCAAAATTTGCAGGACAGCCAAGATCCACAAGGCTTGCCTATCCTCTTGATTCTCGATGGGGTTCAAGATCCCGGTAACTGTGGGACGATACTCAGGACAGCTTTAGCCGCCGGTGTCACTCAGGTGTGCTTGACAGAAGGAACAGTCGATTTATATAATCTGAAAGCCTTGAGAAGTACTATGGGAACGATTTTTTCCATGAAAATACTTACCCACTGTCAACCGGAAGCGATTCTGAGCTTTTGCCAAGAACATAAAATCACGGTGTATACAGGAGATATCCAAGGAAAGGATATTTATGAGACAGAATTGTCCATGCCCCTAGCCTTGGTAGTGGGTAATGAGGGTAATGGACCTTCGGAAGCTTTTCGGGGATCTGGAGTAAACCGCATTACAATTCCCATGAGTCATGGCGTCGAATCACTTAATGTGGCGATGGCCACGGGGATTATTCTCTACGAGGTACGGCGTAAGGGAGGAAAAAGACCTCAATAA
- the pheS gene encoding phenylalanine--tRNA ligase subunit alpha yields the protein MKQEVQRIQEETLAELQKVATLEELQELKVKVLGKKGSLTAQLRKMGGLSAEERPIFGQVVNETRDILEEAWSRRSEELEQATLQKQLEEEKLDISLPGVSLPRGHQHPLTKVIEEIEEIFLGMGFQIAEGPEIESDYYNFEALNLPKEHPAREMQDSFYITEEILLRTQTSPVQIRTMEKQRPQLPVKIICPGKVYRKDDDATHSPMFHQVEGLLVDRGIRMSDLKGILLNFSRMMFGESREIRLRPSFFPFTEPSAEVDVSCMLCGGSGCRICKGTGWIEILGSGMVHPKVLEMGGYDSKELTGFAFGMGVERIAMLKYGIEDMRLMFDNDLRFLQQF from the coding sequence GTGAAACAGGAAGTTCAACGTATTCAAGAAGAAACACTGGCCGAGCTTCAGAAGGTCGCCACTTTGGAGGAGCTTCAGGAGCTAAAAGTAAAGGTTCTCGGCAAAAAGGGCTCTCTGACCGCGCAATTGCGAAAGATGGGAGGCTTAAGCGCCGAGGAACGCCCGATCTTTGGCCAGGTGGTCAATGAGACCCGGGATATTCTCGAAGAAGCCTGGTCTCGCCGTTCCGAAGAGCTAGAGCAAGCGACTCTTCAAAAACAACTGGAAGAGGAAAAGCTGGATATTAGTTTACCGGGTGTCAGCCTACCCCGAGGTCATCAGCATCCCCTGACCAAGGTTATCGAAGAGATTGAAGAAATCTTCTTGGGTATGGGCTTTCAGATTGCTGAGGGTCCGGAGATTGAGAGCGATTACTATAATTTCGAAGCTCTGAATCTACCCAAGGAGCATCCGGCTCGCGAAATGCAGGATTCCTTCTACATTACTGAAGAGATTCTTCTTCGGACTCAGACTTCACCGGTGCAAATTCGCACCATGGAAAAGCAGCGCCCTCAGCTTCCCGTAAAAATCATTTGCCCGGGAAAAGTCTATCGGAAGGACGATGATGCCACCCACTCACCCATGTTCCATCAAGTGGAGGGCTTGCTGGTGGATCGGGGCATTCGAATGTCCGATCTCAAGGGAATCCTGCTCAACTTCTCACGGATGATGTTTGGGGAGTCACGGGAAATTCGTTTGCGCCCTAGTTTCTTTCCCTTTACAGAGCCTAGTGCGGAAGTAGATGTATCTTGCATGCTCTGTGGTGGTTCCGGCTGCCGAATTTGCAAAGGCACAGGCTGGATTGAGATCTTAGGTTCGGGTATGGTTCATCCTAAGGTATTGGAAATGGGAGGCTATGATTCTAAGGAGCTGACTGGCTTTGCCTTTGGGATGGGTGTGGAACGGATTGCTATGCTGAAATACGGTATTGAAGATATGCGGCTCATGTTTGATAACGACTTGCGCTTTTTGCAACAGTTTTAA